The Bifidobacterium sp. WK012_4_13 genome contains the following window.
CAGATTGACTCACTGATCTCTGATGGCACGCTCCCCAAGCTTACCCAGAAGTGGTTCAAGCAAGACAATTTCGCTCTTGCAAAGAAACTTGATGTCTTCCAAAGCTGACTGTGCCGAACCCATGGCCCATATTTGGGGGTTCGCTCAGACAACGGCCATGGGTTTGGACACATCGTTGCATCAATCATCAACCGCAAAGAATTGATATGCCAACAGATTTATTGCAATCGGTGCTTCCTGGGTTACTCCGGCAAGTCCCGACGACCCTTCTATATTGGTTCGCGCCATCGGCAATCGCGCTGCTGCTTGGCACGCTCCTGTGCATCGTGCGTGTCGGGAAGCACAGAGCCCTGTATTGGGCATGCACCGTCTTCATATCCTTCTTCAGAGGCACACCAGGAATAGTCCAGATCTACATTATCTTCTTCGGACTGCCAAAACTGCTCTGGATCGTTCATGTCGACATCGATGGCTGGCCAGCAGGTGCATATTTCATAATCGCCACATCGCTCAACCTTTCCTGCTTCGTTTGCGAAGTTCTGAAAGGCGGCTACCTCGGTGTAGACCACGGACAGATCGAAGCAGGGAAGAGCATCGGCTTCGGTAGATTCCAAAACTTCTTCCGCGTCATCGCCCCACAGACCCTTCAGGTTTCCATACTCAACCTCAAGAATCTCGAAATTGACGTCCTCAAGGACACCTCGGTGGCATATACGATCGGTGCGATGGAAATACTTGGTTACGCGAATCGAGTGATCTCCAACCAATTTGGGGTAGGGCAGCTTTGGATTCTAGGTTTAGCCGCAATCATCTATTTCATATTGTGCGCGCTGCTTGAACTGGGATTCACGGCAGCTTCGCATCATATGGAGCGTCATGGAAGGAGATCATGATGGATCTGGATTATGACTTTATGATTTCAGACCTGCCAACCGTCGTTGCAGGTCTGCCAAAGACGCTCATGCTTACTTTCTGGTCCATGCTGTTCGCAATGGCCATGGCAGTTGTGTTTGGCGGGCTCATCCTGTCACGGATAGCTATTCTCAGACAATCGGTGATCATCATCAACACCTTCATCAAAGGCGTTCCACTCACCGTGCAGCTGCTGTTCTGTTATTATGCCGTTCCATATATCGCAAAAAGCTTCAACGGATTCCTTGGCTATCAGTACGACCCTCGGCACATCCCATATTTCGCCGCCGCCGTCTTCGCCTTGGCAGCGAATTTCGGAGCATACATCACCGACGTCGTTGTCTCGTCAATGCACGCAGTAGACCGTGGGCAGTACGAGGCGGCAGATGCCATCGGAATGACCAAATTCCAAGGCATAACGCACCTTATCATTCCTCAGGCTGCGGTGATCTCGATCCCAAGCATGACGAACTATTTCATTTGGCTGCTCAAGGGCACCGCGCTCGCGTCGATCGTAAACGTGGTCGAGATGCTCACGACCGCTAAGATCAGCGCAGCCGATGGGTATCAATATCTTGAAGCATATATCGATGCCGCGGTAATCTATTGGGCCGTCTGCGCAGGCATCGAATTCGCGATGGGACGTTTTGAGCATCGCATCGGGTTCTTCATGCGTCAATCAGAAAGAACGATCACGCCCATCTCTTCCTGAGCAGGCGCAATCCATACAAATCCGCTCAAATTCTCACGAAAGAAGGAAACATGCCATTCGAAAACAATGTTCCACATTTGAGGAACGCCACCGTCGATGCAACCCGAGAAATATCCGAGCGCCGTGCGGCAACCATCAGCAGAATGGTTGACGAGGCTGCAAAACATGGTCTTGACGATCAGTTCGCATACGATGCCGTATACGACTACGGCCAGGACAACGCCAAGGAATTCCGTAAAACGATGAGAAAGCCTGACTCCTTCAAGGAATTCCAAGAAAGCTTCGGCACTGACCACAACAGGGATATCTATGAAATGGAGACCGTCGTCAAGAATGATGACGAACTCGAAATCGATTTCCATTATTGCCCATATGTGACGCAGTGGGTTCGCCAAGGCAAGACCGACGCTCAGATTGCACGGCTGTGCGAAATCGCCATGGCCGGCGACCACGCATTCGCAGCGGAATTCCCAGGACTGACATTCAAGCTTGAAGGCACGATAGCGGACGGCATGCCACGCTGCGTGCTTCGCTTCAACAGAAGAAGGAGCGAGGCATCAGAGCAATGAGCACACAGAGATCCTCTACGAATGACATCGTTATCACCCTGCAAGATATTCATAAGACCTTTGGGAAGAACGAAATCCTTAAAGGAATCAGTCTGGAGGTGCATCAGGGAGAGGTATTGGCCATACTTGGATCGTCGGGC
Protein-coding sequences here:
- a CDS encoding L-2-amino-thiazoline-4-carboxylic acid hydrolase, with the protein product MPFENNVPHLRNATVDATREISERRAATISRMVDEAAKHGLDDQFAYDAVYDYGQDNAKEFRKTMRKPDSFKEFQESFGTDHNRDIYEMETVVKNDDELEIDFHYCPYVTQWVRQGKTDAQIARLCEIAMAGDHAFAAEFPGLTFKLEGTIADGMPRCVLRFNRRRSEASEQ
- a CDS encoding amino acid ABC transporter permease — its product is MMDLDYDFMISDLPTVVAGLPKTLMLTFWSMLFAMAMAVVFGGLILSRIAILRQSVIIINTFIKGVPLTVQLLFCYYAVPYIAKSFNGFLGYQYDPRHIPYFAAAVFALAANFGAYITDVVVSSMHAVDRGQYEAADAIGMTKFQGITHLIIPQAAVISIPSMTNYFIWLLKGTALASIVNVVEMLTTAKISAADGYQYLEAYIDAAVIYWAVCAGIEFAMGRFEHRIGFFMRQSERTITPISS
- a CDS encoding amino acid ABC transporter permease — its product is MPTDLLQSVLPGLLRQVPTTLLYWFAPSAIALLLGTLLCIVRVGKHRALYWACTVFISFFRGTPGIVQIYIIFFGLPKLLWIVHVDIDGWPAGAYFIIATSLNLSCFVCEVLKGGYLGVDHGQIEAGKSIGFGRFQNFFRVIAPQTLQVSILNLKNLEIDVLKDTSVAYTIGAMEILGYANRVISNQFGVGQLWILGLAAIIYFILCALLELGFTAASHHMERHGRRS